In Electrophorus electricus isolate fEleEle1 chromosome 14, fEleEle1.pri, whole genome shotgun sequence, a single window of DNA contains:
- the grem2b gene encoding gremlin-2b — MRCRLPLWILLAGVLCVLSETRKTRPQGSIPSPYKAGSNTSDRHGRKQEVLASSQEALVVTERKYLRSDWCKTQSLRQTVSQEGCHSRTVINRFCYGQCNSFYIPRHVKKDQESFQSCAFCKPHRWTTLTVQLDCPDLQPAFRYRKIQRVKQCRCISVSVAESGKR, encoded by the coding sequence ATGCGTTGCAGGTTGCCGTTGTGGATACTGCTGGCGGGTGTGCTGTGCGTCCTGTCCGAGACTCGCAAGACCCGTCCCCAGGGCTCCATCCCCTCGCCGTACAAGGCCGGCTCCAACACCTCGGACCGCCACGGCCGCAAGCAGGAGGTCCTGGCCTCCAGCCAGGAGGCGCTGGTGGTGACAGAGAGGAAGTATTTGAGGAGCGACTGGTGCAAGACCCAGTCCCTGCGGCAGACCGTGAGCCAGGAGGGCTGTCACAGCCGTACGGTCATCAACCGCTTCTGCTACGGACAGTGCAACTCCTTCTACATCCCGCGGCATGTCAAGAAGGACCAGGAATCCTTCCAGTCCTGCGCCTTCTGCAAGCCGCACCGCTGGACCACGCTGACGGTCCAGCTCGACTGCCCTGACCTGCAGCCTGCCTTTCGGTACCGAAAGATCCAGCGCGTCAAACAGTGCCGGTGCATTTCGGTCAGTGTGGCGGAGTCTGGGAAACGATAG